Within the Thermostichus lividus PCC 6715 genome, the region AGGATCCTACTCAGGCAGTTGCCGTCTTCGTTTTTTACGGCGCGTTGTTGCCGGATCAATGGGGAAGCCCGCTAGGGGCACAATTTGATCAAGGCGTTCTTTTTCCAAACGCTTCAGCTCTGTATAATCCACCCAGTGAATACAGTCCACCGGGCACGTGTCAATCGCCTCTTGAATCAGCTCTAGGGGATCGCCATCTTGACGCACCACTCGCGATCGCCCGTAGTTTGGCTCGATA harbors:
- a CDS encoding ferredoxin — translated: MTDGQPLGLEPELGGHLRQGEERSGYEPELGGVHRQQGVYVDEITCIGCKHCAHVARNTFYIEPNYGRSRVVRQDGDPLELIQEAIDTCPVDCIHWVDYTELKRLEKERLDQIVPLAGFPIDPATTRRKKRRRQLPE